The genomic interval TGTTATCATCCAATTTTGCTCGCGGATCCATGGGAGGCTTGGATAGTTTGCACCCTACAAAACCAGTGTCTTTAAGTAACTTGATGGTATACTTTCGTTGATACAGAAAAagatcatcttttcctttagctatttcaaaaccaataaaataacgTAAAGGCCCGAGTGCTTTGAGCTTGAACTTCTGATGCAAGGAGGTTTGAAGTTGATATAAGGCTTCAAGATTTGGTCCACAAATATCACAATGTATAACATCAAAGATATTACAAGCAAAGTTATTATTGCTATGAAAATGAAGTTTTCTTTGTTTAGCCAAATGAAAATTGTAACAGGGAGTATCTTTATGGAAATCAATAGTGTtacaattcaatttatttctaaGTAAATACAGGTAGTTATTGAAGACGTGTCCAAGCCTGGAGTGCCAAGTATCTGCACTAATAGACAGAGCAATGAAATCACTAAATGTGGAATCAAGGATGTAGAGACCATTCTTGGATTCATCTTTGCCAATCATTCTCTTGTGGATGTTATCCTACATGATGAAATTATGATCagtaaaaaatttaacatgaagAGAATTTCAATTAACGAGACAATTTACAAAAatgatattatatttaaaagaaTGAACATATAGTACATTGTTCAGGGTGATGTAGGGTGAAATGGTGACTGTACCACCTTTATTGACTAccaatttttcattattaggTAATAAAAGTATagtgaaaattataaataaattggaAAAGTTTAGTTTCAAAACAAATATGTATCGTAGCCCTGAATCCACAATCTAAGATTCATTATTGGGAATAGaaaacacattggaaagtacgATACCTGTGTTACCTGTTGATGTGCTGGGATCAGATGTAGTCATACCAGAATGTTGGCCAACAAGTAAGTTCAGGAGTTGCTGGTTTTGTGTCGAGATGAGTTGAGGAAGAAGTGTTGTGCCATCACCTGTAGCAACCCCTGTGTCATTACTGGTTTGAACTTGGTTGGCCACAACATCTTTTCCTTTATTGTTCTTGTTGTAGCCTGGTGGGTAACCATGTATTTTGTAACACTTTTCTATTATATGGCCATGGATGTTGCAGTGGGTGTCAAAAGGCATGTTTCTCTTTTGTTGGTGAGACCTATTACCATTGGAATCTGGCTTGTTCGCACTACTCTGGTCACCTTGAAAAGCGAATGCCATATTGGTATATTGGTCCACAGTAGTGTTTGAATTTTCTCTTTGATTCTCTTCTTGAGTAACCAAATGAAAAACTCTATTGATCTTAGGAAGAGGGCCCATGAGAAGAATGCTACTTTTGACTTGAGAGTAATTAAGAATCAAATAATCCCATCAAGAAAGAGATAATGTGTTCCATGTGGTAGTAATCTTAGAGTTTCTTGACTCTACCATAGTTGCAACCATTACAAACACACGAAGGTCGATAATGCGATAATTGTTCCCAAATAGTCTTTAGCTTAGTAAAGTACATGCTAATTCCCTGGCTATCCTACTTTAGATTCATCAAACATTTTCTCAAATTGTATATATGTGGACTATTCTTTTGATGGAACCTAATCTTAAGGTCATCCCATATGGCAGCAGCAGATTCATCATACAAAATACTAGAAGAAATCTCCTAAGAGATAGAATTTAAGATCTAAGAAATGACAATGTTATTGTTTCTAAACTAGGCATTATATAAATTCGGTTTAGTAGGTGAGGGTTTAGGAATCGAACCATCCAAGAAGCCGAGTTTGTTCTTGATAAAGATGGTTAATTACATGGCTCCACTCCACGACATGTAGTTATCTTGTCCAGTTAAGAATTGAGAAACAAGGATATTAGTTGGATTATCTGCATGATGAAGATAATAAGGATTTGAAGGATCTTCCAAGAGATTCCTTTGTTGTATGATTTGGTGAGCTTGACTGCTATGAACAACAGGATTCATTGTCTTCTCGATTGCAGGTTGAACACGATCGTCTCCCGTAATAGTTGTTGCAGTGTCACGCGGTAGAAATTTACAGACACCAACCGCTAGTACTCGTTGCATAATGACATGACAATCGTGGGATTTTAACCCAATAATGTTAGACTCATCTGGAGAAACTTTGCTCTTTAAATTTGATCAGAAGCCATCGGGAAACTTTATTCCTTTAACAAACTGACAAAAAAGTTGTCTTTTCTCACGAGTCAAAACATAAGGAGCATGCGGTTTCATTAGCCTCCCATTCCCATCTTCATAAATCCACAACGATTCCCTAATACCCATCTTCTTTAAATCATGTCGCGCATTGGTTGTGTCCTTTGATTTATCATTATCCAAGATGGTTCCTAGGAGACTATCACACACATTCTTCTCAACATGCATGACATCAATGTTGTGTTTTAAAATATTCGTGCTCCAATACTCTAACTCgtagaaaatactttttttcctcCAATTACAAGTTTCTGCAACTCTTCTACGTTTCACGCCCCCAAAATTTTCATGATGTCCGGGAATTCGGGGTTCGAGAGTATTAACTTGTGATAATATCTCTTCACAAGTAAATCGTCTTGAAGGAGGTCTTCTTTCAACTTTACCATCAAATCGAGTATCCCTTCTCATTGCATGGTTACTTAGCAAGAACCTTCTATGAATAACATATGACGTCTTCCCGATCACTCGAATGGACGTCGTGTCTTCATTACAAGTAGGGCAAGCTTTATAACCTTGACCACTCCACCCAGACAAGCTACTACGAGCAGGAAAATCATTCACTGTCCACAAAAGCGCAGCACGCATGGTGAACATCGAGTTGGTCGAACTATCTCTCGTTGGTACCCCATTATTCCACAACTCCTTTAATTCATCCACCAAAGGtcttaaaaatatatccatGTCTTTACCAAGAGATTTTGCACCAGGAATTAGGGTAGatagcaaaaaataattatctttcaTACATAACCAAGGTGGTAGATTATAGTTAGCCAACACCACTGGCCACATGCTGTATGCAAgactcatgttgccaaatggattaaatcCATCAGCAGCTAACCCAAGTCGAACATTTCTTGGGTCCCTTGCAAATTCGGGATGTTTTGCATCAAAGTCTTTCCAAGCTAAACCATCGACCGGGTGTCGCAACACCccatcatcttttgattttccaGTATGATGCCATATCATGCTCTTCGCTGTAATCCTCGAACTATATAATCTTTTAAGTCGAGGTGTCAACGGAAAGTATCGCATGACTTTGCAAGGAACTTTTTTTGCTTTGCCGTTCTCGGAAGTAACCCAACGACTAATTCCGCAAACTGGACAAGCCTCCTTGGATGCATTCTCCTTATAAAATAGGCAACAATTATACAAACAGACATGGATAGAGTCATAACCCAAGCCTAATTTCTTCAATCTCTTTTTTGCCTCGTAGTAAGTTGCtggaatattattttccttCGGAAATGCAAACTTTAAAAGCTTCAACAATTCTTCAAAGATGTTATTAGGAATTTTTCCTCTAACTTTTAAATGCAATAGCTTTGCTAAAAAGTTGAGAGACAAAATCCAATCACAACCGGGATACAATTCAGCTTCAATTTCCTCAAATAAGTCATCAAAATGAGGGTTTGTGGTTGGTTGTTCATCTTCTCCTTGTACATCCTCTGTTGTTGGGGGAAAGAAGTCTTCTAGAATAGGAATCATTTCATCCTCTGATTCAACATCGGCAACTGCTACATCATTGACAACATCCTCAGGCTCGCCGTGATAAATCCACTTCTCATATCCTTGCATGAAATCTCGATCAAATACGTGTGCTCTAACcctatctattttttcaaacctactATTTATACATCTCACACAAGGACATCGAATTCTTCCATCACAATCCTTATGTTCTGATGCCATTGCTAAAAAGGCTTGTAGACCATTCCAAAATTCATGGCAACCACGATTTCTGATTTTGGTCCAAGACTTATCGATTGTCGCCATCTACAATTTAAGCGACAAATAAAGTATTAAAAATTTGAATGATTTGTTAagtgttatgaaattttatgaataaaaattatGCCATGTATATCCATCGCTCTTGTATATCCATCGCTCTTTTCAACtacttattattaattataattataaaattttatgaatattttatgaattaaaatatatttaaataaaaattttattcattaaatttttacttttttaatttttaattttttaatttttgagttatttattatttatataaaaacaaatttattttttaaatttaaataaatataaaatataaaattttatgaatattttatgaattaaaatatatttaaataaaaaatttattcattaaattactaattttttaatttttaattttttaatttttgagttatttattatttatataaaaataaatttattttttaaatttaaataaatataaaatataaaattttatgaatattttatgaattaaaatatatttaaataaaaaatttattcattaaattactaattttttaatttttgagttatttattatttatataaaaacatttattttttaaatttaaataaatataaaataattagtttttcaaataaattattattatttaaaaacttCATATTAGTTATTCAAATTTATACTAGTT from Cannabis sativa cultivar Pink pepper isolate KNU-18-1 chromosome 4, ASM2916894v1, whole genome shotgun sequence carries:
- the LOC133036747 gene encoding uncharacterized protein LOC133036747; protein product: MASEHKDCDGRIRCPCVRCINSRFEKIDRVRAHVFDRDFMQGYEKWIYHGEPEDVVNDVAVADVESEDEMIPILEDFFPPTTEDVQGEDEQPTTNPHFDDLFEEIEAELYPGCDWILSLNFLAKLLHLKVRGKIPNNIFEELLKLLKFAFPKENNIPATYYEAKKRLKKLGLGYDSIHVCLYNCCLFYKENASKEACPVCGISRWVTSENGKAKKVPCKVMRYFPLTPRLKRLYSSRITAKSMIWHHTGKSKDDGVLRHPVDGLAWKDFDAKHPEFARDPRNVRLGLAADGFNPFGNMSLAYSMWPVVLANYNLPPWLCMKDNYFLLSTLIPGAKSLGKDMDIFLRPLVDELKELWNNGVPTRDSSTNSMFTMRAALLWTVNDFPARSSLSGWSGQGYKACPTCNEDTTSIRVIGKTSYVIHRRFLLSNHAMRRDTRFDGKVERRPPSRRFTCEEILSQVNTLEPRIPGHHENFGGVKRRRVAETCNWRKKSIFYELEYWSTNILKHNIDVMHVEKNVCDSLLGTILDNDKSKDTTNARHDLKKMGIRESLWIYEDGNGRLMKPHAPYVLTREKRQLFCQFVKGIKFPDGF